A genomic segment from Brassica napus cultivar Da-Ae chromosome C9 unlocalized genomic scaffold, Da-Ae chrC09_Random_64, whole genome shotgun sequence encodes:
- the LOC125595174 gene encoding NAD(P)H-quinone oxidoreductase subunit 1, chloroplastic isoform X1, whose amino-acid sequence MIIYATEVQTINSFLRLESLKEVYGLIWIFVPIFSLVLGIITGVLVIVWLEREISAGIQQRIGPEYAGPLGILQALADGTKLLFKEDLRPSRGNTPLFSIGPSIAVISILLSYSVIPFSNHLVLADLNIGIFLWIAISSVAPIGLLMSGYGSNNKYSFLGGLRAAAQAISYEIPLTLCVLSISLLSNSLSTVDIVEAQSKYGFWGWNLWRQPIGFIIFLISSLAECERLPFDLPEAEEELIAGYQTEYSGIKFGLFYVASYLNLLISSLFVTVLYLGGWNISIPYISMLELFEKDQIFGTTIGIFITLAKTYLFLFISIATRWTLPRLRMDQLLNLGWKFLLPISLGNLLLTTSFQLFSL is encoded by the exons atgataatttatgCAACAGAAGTACAAACAATAAATTCTTTTCTTAGATTGGAATCTTTAAAAGAGGTCTATGGACTCATATGGATATTTGTCCCTATATTTTCTCTTGTATTGGGAATCATAACTGGTGTACTAGTAATTGTGTGGTTAGAAAGAGAAATATCTGCAGGGATACAACAACGTATTGGACCTGAATACGCCGGCCCGTTAGGAATTCTTCAAGCTTTAGCCGACGGGACAAAACTACTTTTCAAAGAAGATCTTCGTCCATCTAGAGGAAATACTCCTTTATTTAGTATTGGACCATCTATAGCAGTTATCTCTATTTTACTAAGTTATTCAGTAATTCCTTTTAGCAATCACCTTGTTTTAGCGGATCTCAATATCGGTATTTTTTTATGGATTGCCATCTCAAGTGTTGCTCCGATCGGACTTCTTATGTCAGGATATGgatcaaataataaatattcttttttaggtGGTCTGCGAGCTGCTGCTCAAGCGATTAGTTATGAAATACCATTAACTCTATGTGTTTTATCAATATCTCTAC TATCTAACAGTTTAAGTACAGTTGATATAGTTGAGGCACAATCAAAATATGGTTTTTGGGGATGGAATTTGTGGCGTCAACCTATAggttttatcatttttctaatttcttCCCTAGCAGAATGCGAGAGGTTACCTTTTGATTTACCAGAAGCGGAAGAAGAATTAATAGCAGGTTATCAAACTGAATATTCCGGTATcaaatttggtttattttatgttGCTTCTTatctaaatctattaatttccTCATTATTTGTAACAGTTCTATACTTAGGCGGTTGGAATATTTCTATTCCGTATATATCTATGCTGGAGCTATTTGAAAAGGATCAAATTTTTGGAACAACAATTGGTATCTTTATTACATTAGCTAAAACTTATTTGTTCTTGTTCATTTCTATCGCAACCAGATGGACTTTACCTAGGCTAAGAATGGATCAACTATTAAATCTTGGATGGAAATTTCTTTTACCGATTTCCCTTGGTAATCTATTATTAACAACTTCTTTCCAACTCTTTTCACTCTAA
- the LOC125595174 gene encoding NAD(P)H-quinone oxidoreductase subunit 1, chloroplastic isoform X2, producing the protein MIIYATEVQTINSFLRLESLKEVYGLIWIFVPIFSLVLGIITGVLVIVWLEREISAGIQQRIGPEYAGPLGILQALADGTKLLFKEDLRPSRGNTPLFSIGPSIAVISILLSYSVIPFSNHLVLADLNIGIFLWIAISSVAPIGLLMSGYGSNNKYSFLGGLRAAAQAISYEIPLTLCVLSISLRAIR; encoded by the coding sequence atgataatttatgCAACAGAAGTACAAACAATAAATTCTTTTCTTAGATTGGAATCTTTAAAAGAGGTCTATGGACTCATATGGATATTTGTCCCTATATTTTCTCTTGTATTGGGAATCATAACTGGTGTACTAGTAATTGTGTGGTTAGAAAGAGAAATATCTGCAGGGATACAACAACGTATTGGACCTGAATACGCCGGCCCGTTAGGAATTCTTCAAGCTTTAGCCGACGGGACAAAACTACTTTTCAAAGAAGATCTTCGTCCATCTAGAGGAAATACTCCTTTATTTAGTATTGGACCATCTATAGCAGTTATCTCTATTTTACTAAGTTATTCAGTAATTCCTTTTAGCAATCACCTTGTTTTAGCGGATCTCAATATCGGTATTTTTTTATGGATTGCCATCTCAAGTGTTGCTCCGATCGGACTTCTTATGTCAGGATATGgatcaaataataaatattcttttttaggtGGTCTGCGAGCTGCTGCTCAAGCGATTAGTTATGAAATACCATTAACTCTATGTGTTTTATCAATATCTCTACGTGCGATTCGTTGA